The segment GGCAGCTACCGCGTCTTCCGCACCGCCCAACTGCCGGACGTGCCGCGCTCGCCACTGGCGTTCGTCGGCGCCACGTTGTGCGGCTGGGGCGCATTCAACCTGATCGAAGGGCTGATCAACCACCAGTTCCTGCAGATCCACCACGTCCTGCCCGGCCGCCCGTACGAGTTCGCTGCGGACATGGCCTTTCTGGCGTCGGGGGTCTTGCTGATCGTCATCGGCTATCTGCTGCTTCGCCGGGCGTTTCGTCACCGCGACATAACGCGATGATGCGTAACGTCGAGTGGGTCCATGTTCACGCGTGGCATCGATCGAACTTTTCCCCTTGTTCACCGCCACCGCTGAGGCCGTAACTTTGGCGGGTGAGCGACGGTGGGACGGCCATTCTTCGTGTCTGTCTCTCTTCGCGTTGCGCTCCCCCGCGATTAAAAGAGACGCGAAGTCGCGAAGACGCGAAGCCGAACGCGAAGCGGGACCGAAAGAGGAAGTCGGCCTCGTGTCGCGACGGCGGTCTGGGTAAGGCAAAACGCGAGACCGTGCACCATTTTGCACCATTGTGCAACATCGGGTGATGGCGAAGGAGCCCATTACAGGAATCGCGTCGGCTATTCGGTTGTCAAAGAACACGCTATCCATCTCTACGCTCGCGCTGCGCAGAAGACGCGGCATTGGCGCAACACGCTCTGCTTTTCTTCGTGTCCTCCTTCGCGTTCTTGGCGCCTTCGTGGCTCCCTCACTTCTTGAGCGCGGCTCCGCCGCGTGGCAGACAAGAATGTCCGTCCCACCAAAGAAGAGACACAGGCAAGAATGCCTGTGCCACAGAAGTGAGAAGAAGGAATACGGGGAGAGATGAATTCGGGGGGAGAGACAGGCAGGAACAGAAGAGGGAACCCGGGTTTGAGGTGGCGCGGGAGACCATGCAAGAAGGGCTGGGTCGCTTATCGCGATCCAGCCCTTTGTTCTTTTTGTGATGAAGGCGACCGGCAAGCCGGTGGCTATATGGCGGTGGTTACACCGCGGCGCGCATGGCTTTGACGCATTCGGTCAAGGCGGGCACCGGGTTCTGGGGTTCGGCTTCGTACTCGATGACGGCCATGCCGGCGAAGTTGGTCTCTTCCAACGCCTTCACGAAGGCGGGCAGGTTGAGGTTGCCGGTGCCGACGACGACGTCGGTCCACTGTCCGCGGCGGTCGAAGGTGAAGTCCTTGTAGTGCACGCCGTACACGCGGCCCTTGAAGGTCTCCCGGGCCCACTTCACGGGGTCGCCGCTCGGGCCGGTCTGCATGCACCAGGCGGTGTCGATGTTCACACCGATGCGCTCGCCACC is part of the Tepidisphaeraceae bacterium genome and harbors:
- a CDS encoding DUF2243 domain-containing protein, coding for MFWHPFVIGGILLGMGLGAFVDGIVLHQILQWHHLVCITDHCTPLSIEHLQRQNRQDGYFHLGALVLTIVGSYRVFRTAQLPDVPRSPLAFVGATLCGWGAFNLIEGLINHQFLQIHHVLPGRPYEFAADMAFLASGVLLIVIGYLLLRRAFRHRDITR